Proteins encoded in a region of the Arvicanthis niloticus isolate mArvNil1 chromosome 16, mArvNil1.pat.X, whole genome shotgun sequence genome:
- the Cbr4 gene encoding 3-oxoacyl-[acyl-carrier-protein] reductase, which yields MDKVCAVFGGSRGIGRAVAQLMAQKGYRLAIVSRNLEVAKATAGELGGNHLAFRCDVAKEQDVQSTFEEMEKHLGPVNFLVNAAGINRDGLLVRMKTEDVVSQLHTNLLGSMLTCRAAMKTMIQQGGSIVNVGSIIGLKGNVGQSAYGASKGGLVGFSRSLAKEVARKKIRVNVVAPGLIRTDMTKHLKEEHFKKNIPLGRFGEALEVAHAIVFLLESPYITGHVLIVDGGLQLTV from the exons ATGGACAAAGTCTGTGCGGTTTTTGGAGGCTCCCGGGGGATCGGCAGGGCTGTAGCCCAGCTAATGGCCCAGAAGGGTTACCGCCTGGCGATCGTCTCCAGAAACCTAGAGGTGGCCAAAGCCACCGCCGGCGAGCTCGGCG GAAACCACTTGGCATTTAGGTGTGATGTTGCCAAAGAACAAGATGTTCAGAGTACATTTGAAGAGATGGAGAAGCATTTAGGTCCAGTAAATTTTTTGGTAAATGCCGCTGGTATCAACAG agACGGTCTTCTAGTAAGAATGAAAACTGAAGATGTGGTGTCTCAGCTTCACACTAACCTCTTGGGCTCCATGCTGACCTGTAGAGCTGCTATGAAGACAATGATTCAGCAGGGTGGATCTATTGTTAATGTGG GGAGTATCATTGGTTTGAAAGGCAACGTGGGCCAGTCCGCATATGGAGCCAGCAAAGGAGGGCTTGTTGGGTTTTCACGTTCACTTGCTAAGGAAGTTGCACGGAAGAAAATCAGAGTGAATGTGGTTGCACCAG GATTGATTCGCACAGATATGACAAAACACTTGAAAGAAGAACATTTCAAGAAAAACATCCCTCTTGGGAGGTTTGGAGAAGCTCTTGAGGTGGCACATGCCATTGTGTTTCTCTTAGAGTCACCGTACATCACCGGACATGTTCTTATCGTGGATGGAGGACTACAGCTCACCGTCTAA